In Fibrobacter sp., a single genomic region encodes these proteins:
- a CDS encoding glycosyltransferase family 4 protein, with translation MSKNNPVYNTKKLNLAILTDWYWPCKGGVERAAQSLATSLQKSFSVTVITHRVSDNSSLYSTYTSNKRQLLKDPDGNRISLLEPSIAGRILLAPLMIWNMPGVPRTATLYDSLYRFYRAAFSKRLRKLISHTRIVHCFSTGYLARCASEVCKSSDLPLVHSPFIHFGRWGDSPAQLDAYCRAGVILCPTEFFREKLILSMNGKTLPQVRVIPPITPEPVQPLLEKKPVNGRFVLFLGRHEPHKGLGILLESFRDLRQKVKLVIAGPSGEKHFHLPENAVDLREVDENTKKWLLFNCDLLCVPSRDETFGIVYTEAMSYGKPVVAFDIPPVNEIVQNGISGILVETDNRKELSSALEKLLSNETTRRSMGRAARDRFNSYFSPAKIIKEHLKVYNRLIG, from the coding sequence ATGAGTAAAAATAACCCCGTCTATAACACCAAAAAACTCAATCTGGCAATACTGACAGACTGGTACTGGCCTTGTAAAGGCGGTGTGGAGAGGGCTGCGCAGTCACTCGCCACCAGTTTACAAAAGTCATTCTCCGTAACAGTAATCACTCATCGGGTATCAGATAACAGCTCACTATACAGCACATACACATCAAATAAAAGACAACTGCTGAAAGATCCTGATGGCAACAGAATCAGCCTGCTGGAACCGTCGATTGCCGGAAGAATCCTTCTGGCACCTCTTATGATCTGGAACATGCCCGGGGTACCCAGGACCGCAACACTGTATGACTCCCTTTACCGTTTCTACAGGGCAGCATTCAGTAAACGTCTCAGGAAACTTATCTCTCATACCCGAATCGTCCATTGTTTCTCAACGGGATATCTTGCACGATGCGCATCGGAGGTATGCAAAAGTTCTGATCTGCCTCTTGTGCACTCCCCTTTTATCCATTTCGGAAGATGGGGGGATTCACCCGCACAGCTTGACGCTTACTGCAGAGCAGGGGTTATCCTCTGTCCAACAGAGTTCTTCCGTGAAAAACTCATTTTATCCATGAATGGAAAGACCCTGCCGCAAGTAAGGGTTATCCCGCCGATTACTCCGGAACCGGTTCAGCCTCTCCTTGAGAAAAAACCGGTAAATGGCAGATTTGTACTTTTCCTTGGACGGCATGAACCTCATAAGGGACTTGGAATTCTTCTTGAATCATTCAGAGATCTCAGGCAAAAGGTAAAACTGGTTATCGCCGGACCATCCGGAGAAAAACACTTCCATCTGCCTGAAAACGCGGTTGATCTTCGTGAAGTGGATGAGAATACCAAGAAGTGGCTCCTTTTCAATTGCGACCTGCTCTGTGTACCTTCCAGGGATGAAACTTTCGGGATAGTGTACACAGAAGCTATGAGTTACGGAAAGCCGGTGGTGGCATTTGATATCCCGCCGGTAAACGAGATAGTGCAAAACGGGATTTCCGGAATTCTTGTGGAGACAGATAACAGGAAAGAGCTGAGTTCAGCACTTGAAAAGCTTCTCTCCAATGAGACAACCCGCCGCAGCATGGGCCGGGCAGCCCGCGACCGCTTCAACAGCTACTTCTCCCCGGCCAAAATCATTAAGGAGCACCTGAAAGTTTACAATCGACTAATCGGCTGA
- a CDS encoding DEAD/DEAH box helicase has translation MRYQNLELDDFQVKAVEAINRGESLIVAAPTGCGKTLIAEYAVDVSLERNKKVIYTAPIKALSNQKYRDFKKRFGEQVVGIQTGDVTINPDARLLIMTTEIFRNLILEGSGRLGDIYYVVFDEIHYLDDPERGTVWEESIILAPREIRFMCLSATVPNIHELAQWMGTVRGTEFTVIEENHRPVPLRHAFYSPKFGIMNIKSIARKYRSNPIERKKYLRRKVSSRRIVQYVLEKGHIPVLYFCFNRRACEYNAEQHSGLNLLSMEEKLKARAMIDVLVVQYSLTSYDRLPYLRNLWESGTAFHHAGILPAAKEIVERLFTAGLIKLLFCTETFALGVNMPASSVIFDELEKFDGVEFKYLMTREYNQMAGRAGRRGMDEVGFVYSQVIPEATDPRHLERLLYGKNERINSRFFAGYSTILNLYSRFGEESFEIFRKSLHNFRQGVFSMSKAYRKEEKQIENRIRFLQATGFLDGTKLTDKGKLAAAVSGYEIQVAELYYSRSFEEVTVQQIPVVLAALITEESRSRKTAPVTSMRLRFDAEKVIHRLRMKEIKHRISMPVREMDFSLAAPVFSWSNGCSLKELADFGVPEGDLVRVLRMTIQLLRTLRDKVPDTYLSDKFHEALLLVNRDVVDAQAQLEVG, from the coding sequence GTGCGTTATCAGAATTTAGAGCTTGATGATTTTCAGGTAAAAGCGGTTGAGGCGATAAACAGGGGAGAGTCCCTGATTGTGGCTGCCCCTACGGGCTGCGGAAAAACCCTTATAGCTGAATATGCGGTTGATGTGTCTCTGGAGCGTAATAAAAAGGTAATTTACACTGCTCCTATAAAGGCCCTTTCCAACCAGAAATACCGCGATTTCAAGAAACGTTTTGGCGAGCAGGTAGTGGGGATTCAGACAGGTGATGTGACCATCAATCCCGATGCCAGGCTTCTTATAATGACAACGGAGATTTTCCGCAATCTGATTCTTGAGGGCTCAGGCCGCCTGGGGGATATCTATTATGTGGTCTTTGACGAGATACACTATCTCGATGATCCGGAGAGAGGGACGGTCTGGGAGGAGAGCATAATACTTGCTCCGCGTGAGATCCGTTTCATGTGTCTCAGTGCCACTGTGCCCAATATTCATGAGCTTGCGCAATGGATGGGGACTGTGAGGGGGACAGAGTTTACCGTTATCGAGGAGAATCATCGTCCGGTACCCCTGCGTCATGCTTTTTACAGTCCCAAATTCGGGATCATGAATATAAAGAGTATCGCCCGCAAGTACCGCAGCAACCCCATCGAGCGTAAGAAGTACCTGCGCCGCAAGGTCTCATCGAGGCGCATTGTGCAGTATGTGCTTGAGAAGGGGCATATTCCGGTACTCTATTTCTGTTTTAACCGCAGGGCCTGTGAGTACAATGCAGAGCAGCACAGCGGGCTTAATCTGCTGAGTATGGAGGAGAAGCTCAAGGCTCGCGCGATGATCGATGTGCTTGTGGTACAGTATAGTCTCACCTCTTACGACAGACTTCCGTACCTGCGTAATCTCTGGGAATCAGGCACCGCGTTTCATCATGCCGGAATTCTTCCTGCGGCAAAGGAGATAGTGGAGCGGCTTTTCACTGCCGGTCTGATCAAGCTTCTTTTCTGTACAGAGACTTTCGCCCTTGGGGTGAACATGCCTGCCAGTTCGGTTATTTTTGATGAGCTGGAGAAGTTTGACGGGGTAGAGTTCAAGTACCTGATGACCAGGGAATATAACCAGATGGCAGGGCGGGCCGGACGGCGGGGTATGGATGAGGTGGGGTTTGTTTATTCACAGGTGATACCCGAGGCTACCGATCCGAGGCACCTGGAGCGGCTTCTGTATGGGAAAAATGAGCGTATAAACAGCCGTTTCTTTGCAGGCTACTCCACGATACTTAATCTGTACAGCCGTTTTGGTGAGGAGTCTTTCGAGATTTTCCGCAAGAGCCTCCACAATTTCCGTCAGGGTGTCTTTTCCATGTCCAAAGCCTACCGGAAGGAGGAGAAGCAGATCGAGAATCGTATCCGCTTTCTTCAGGCAACAGGCTTTCTTGACGGAACAAAATTGACAGATAAGGGCAAGCTGGCCGCTGCTGTAAGCGGGTATGAGATTCAGGTTGCGGAGCTTTACTATTCCAGAAGTTTTGAGGAAGTTACAGTACAGCAGATTCCTGTGGTTCTGGCTGCGCTTATCACTGAGGAGAGCCGATCCCGTAAAACTGCCCCGGTTACATCGATGCGGCTGCGTTTCGATGCAGAAAAAGTCATTCACAGGCTGCGAATGAAAGAGATAAAGCACCGTATAAGCATGCCTGTACGGGAGATGGATTTTTCACTGGCAGCACCGGTTTTCTCCTGGTCAAACGGGTGCAGCTTAAAGGAACTGGCCGATTTCGGTGTTCCTGAAGGCGATCTGGTCAGAGTGCTTCGTATGACAATCCAGCTTCTGCGTACACTTCGTGACAAAGTACCTGATACTTACCTTTCAGACAAGTTTCATGAGGCGCTGCTGCTTGTAAACAGGGATGTTGTGGATGCTCAGGCGCAGCTTGAAGTAGGGTGA
- a CDS encoding DUF2225 domain-containing protein encodes MTIDVSEVKRRLQALLNDQSLVDEYLRQFGPSSGNQNAKSALAPRREEEDPIYEIKLTCPVCSKKGIVSYELKSKSQTIVLNKFLVPIYTGRPGFKTVDYTLLAPIVCPQCLFASPDKRDFGRGSESDQTKNQIPENVITNLQKSINKRKKLLKPETDPITCFKRPRSVAAAIDGYNLSLARAKVEACFNLPYAQFKMGAYCLRIAKILRDGGHNNTEILNNAIKFFEEAFRISNCPSEEFEMQTVYLLVALNLKIGNQKKASSYLNVFQNLQSQRLLEMEEDPSLNCNTINKWRDRARYLWEDRDDPELFKDE; translated from the coding sequence ATGACCATAGATGTTTCAGAAGTAAAAAGAAGGCTGCAGGCATTACTAAATGATCAGAGCCTTGTGGATGAATATTTGCGCCAATTCGGACCCTCCTCAGGTAACCAGAACGCAAAATCAGCCCTCGCCCCCAGAAGAGAAGAGGAAGACCCGATCTACGAGATCAAACTCACCTGCCCCGTATGCAGCAAGAAAGGGATCGTCTCCTACGAACTGAAATCCAAAAGCCAGACTATCGTATTAAACAAGTTCCTGGTTCCCATCTATACCGGAAGACCTGGATTCAAGACCGTTGACTACACTCTCCTAGCCCCAATTGTCTGCCCCCAATGCCTTTTTGCGTCACCTGACAAAAGGGACTTTGGCCGCGGATCTGAAAGTGACCAGACAAAAAACCAGATACCAGAAAACGTGATCACAAACTTACAGAAGAGTATCAATAAACGCAAAAAACTTCTGAAACCGGAAACTGATCCGATAACCTGCTTCAAACGACCCAGGTCTGTTGCCGCAGCAATTGACGGCTACAATCTTTCCCTGGCCAGAGCAAAAGTGGAGGCCTGTTTCAATCTGCCCTATGCGCAATTCAAGATGGGCGCCTACTGCCTGAGAATCGCGAAAATTCTCAGAGATGGCGGACATAATAACACGGAAATACTAAACAATGCTATAAAGTTTTTTGAGGAAGCGTTCAGGATCTCAAACTGCCCCTCAGAGGAATTTGAAATGCAGACAGTCTACCTTCTGGTTGCTCTCAATCTGAAAATTGGTAACCAGAAAAAAGCAAGCAGCTACCTGAATGTGTTCCAGAACCTGCAGAGCCAGCGATTGCTTGAAATGGAAGAGGATCCCTCCCTCAACTGCAATACCATCAACAAATGGCGGGACAGAGCCCGGTATCTCTGGGAAGACAGGGATGATCCTGAGTTGTTCAAAGACGAATAG
- a CDS encoding redox-sensing transcriptional repressor Rex: protein MNKIPFPAITRLCSVYQLLLDLERDGVSSISSSELECRLGISAHNVRKDISFLGGAGSSGSGYDVCRLKELIGERLGFFSGKKACLVGLGRLGSAILQHSILAGGEFEIVAGFDSNINKLETIRTTVSVFPSHQITEVVRRMGITLGITAVPASSLQEVAGRLIEGGVRGIVNFSPAVIKPDCEGVFIRNVDITAELRILSAQVRVRGENL, encoded by the coding sequence ATGAACAAAATACCTTTTCCAGCCATTACTCGTCTCTGCTCGGTTTACCAGCTTCTTCTCGATCTGGAGAGGGATGGGGTTAGCAGTATCTCTTCCTCGGAGCTTGAGTGCAGGCTTGGGATAAGCGCTCACAATGTACGGAAGGATATCAGTTTTCTGGGAGGGGCTGGCAGTAGCGGCAGTGGGTACGATGTCTGCCGTCTTAAGGAACTGATCGGGGAGCGTTTAGGTTTCTTTTCCGGGAAGAAGGCTTGTCTGGTTGGGCTTGGGAGGTTGGGTAGTGCGATTCTTCAGCACTCGATACTGGCCGGGGGAGAGTTTGAGATTGTGGCGGGGTTTGACAGCAACATCAACAAGCTGGAGACAATCAGGACCACAGTGAGTGTTTTCCCCTCTCATCAGATCACAGAGGTGGTAAGGCGGATGGGGATTACCCTTGGGATAACGGCAGTTCCGGCATCGAGTCTTCAGGAAGTCGCAGGCAGGCTTATAGAGGGAGGGGTGAGGGGGATAGTGAATTTCTCCCCTGCGGTTATAAAGCCTGATTGTGAGGGAGTTTTTATTCGTAATGTGGATATTACAGCAGAGCTTCGGATTCTTTCCGCGCAGGTCAGGGTCCGGGGGGAAAACCTATAA
- a CDS encoding type 1 glutamine amidotransferase, with protein sequence MKRVHYVQHVPFETPAYICELAQACGDTVTGSLLFEKVEFPSLSEFDSLVIMGGPMGVYQEKEYGWLAEEKSFIEKAIAGGKSVLGICLGAQLIADVLGGRIFPGGEREIGWFPVNLTPEAGMMDLFKDVSPEFTAFHWHGDTFELPPRSRWIASSAAYKNQGFIYDNRVLALQFHLETTKESVEALVRNCKDEMTEGKWIQGEKEILEGVNRCIGAANGLMKNIYEKLFDS encoded by the coding sequence ATGAAAAGAGTTCACTATGTCCAGCATGTACCATTTGAGACCCCGGCTTATATCTGTGAACTGGCTCAAGCTTGTGGAGATACTGTCACAGGAAGCCTTCTGTTTGAAAAAGTGGAGTTCCCTTCGCTTTCGGAATTCGATTCACTGGTGATAATGGGCGGGCCCATGGGCGTTTACCAGGAAAAAGAGTATGGATGGCTTGCAGAGGAGAAGTCTTTCATAGAGAAAGCAATTGCAGGTGGAAAGAGTGTGCTTGGAATCTGTCTGGGCGCGCAGTTGATCGCCGATGTTCTTGGGGGAAGGATCTTTCCGGGTGGAGAGAGGGAGATTGGATGGTTTCCGGTGAATTTGACACCTGAGGCAGGGATGATGGATCTGTTCAAAGATGTGTCCCCGGAATTCACCGCTTTTCACTGGCATGGAGACACATTTGAACTTCCTCCCCGGTCCCGATGGATAGCATCGAGTGCAGCGTATAAAAACCAGGGCTTTATTTATGATAACAGGGTGCTGGCTCTGCAGTTTCATCTGGAGACGACAAAAGAGTCGGTTGAGGCTCTTGTCAGGAACTGTAAAGATGAGATGACGGAAGGGAAGTGGATACAGGGGGAGAAGGAGATACTGGAAGGTGTAAATAGATGTATTGGCGCTGCAAACGGGTTGATGAAGAATATTTACGAGAAATTATTTGACAGTTAA